The following coding sequences are from one Gossypium hirsutum isolate 1008001.06 chromosome A12, Gossypium_hirsutum_v2.1, whole genome shotgun sequence window:
- the LOC121211362 gene encoding uncharacterized protein, whose translation MDDLDFTDEQKLKGAVSLLHDEAYQWCLTVKEGTQPDRLTWDLFKTVYQNKYVAASYTDARRREFLNLTQGDRSVAECEAEFFRLSHYARGMVMNEYERCIRFENGLHDSLRVLIAPQREWDFLVLVEKAKIADEVKRSERQNREQGKVKRDSESTGSSMRPKKKAKADGSVRVGPKVAPAGVTIYQLCNRRHPGECWRSTSACLKRGSTEHRVKDCPLRGNQVQAPVVETA comes from the coding sequence ATGGATGATTTGGATTTTACTGATGAGCAGAAGCTCAAAGGGGCTGTGTCTCTGCTTCACGATGAGGCATACCAGTGGTGCTTGACCGTTAAGGAGGGTACCCAGCCTGATAGGTTGACTTGGGATTTGTTTAAGACCGTCTATCAGAATAAGTATGTGGCAGCTAGCTACACCGACGCTAGGCGACGTGAGTTTCTGAATCTCACTCAGGGAGACCGTTCAGTGGCCGAGTGTGAGGCTGAATTTTTTAGGCTGAGTCACTATGCGAGGGGTATGGTGATGAATGAGTATGAGCGCTGCATTCGATTTGAGAATGGTCTTCATGATAGTCTgcgagttctgatagctcctcagagggaGTGGGATTTCTTAGTCTTGGTTgaaaaggctaagatagctgATGAGGTGAAGCGCTCTGAGCGCCAAAACCGTGAGCAAGGGAAAGTTAAGAGGGATTCTGAGTCTACTGGTTCTAgtatgaggcctaagaaaaaggccaaggCTGACGGGTCTGTTAGAGTTGGGCCTAAGGTTGCACCTGCTGGGGTGACGATCTATCAGCTATGTAATAGACGCCATCCAGGCGAGTGTTGGAGATCTACTAGCGCTTGTTTGAAGCGTGGATCGACTGAGCATCGAGTTAAGGATTGTCCACTAAGGGGTAATCAGGTGCAAGCTCCGGTCGTTGAGACTGCATAG